A genomic segment from Spinacia oleracea cultivar Varoflay chromosome 3, BTI_SOV_V1, whole genome shotgun sequence encodes:
- the LOC130469622 gene encoding uncharacterized protein, which produces MSYDVWNPKKTCFLLGLHGRVNVTVIAATNRPDKIDPALLRPGWFDRLLYVGPPSETDRVDVFHVHLRKMPCGFDVDVSELAHLTEGCTGADISSICREAAISAIEIIDDSSGNSKM; this is translated from the exons atGTCATATGATGTCTGGAACCCTAAGAAGACCTGCTTTCTTCTAGGTCTACATGGAAGAGTTAATGTTACTGTTATTGCTGCTACAAATCGTCCTGACAAGATTGATCCTGCCCTTCTTAGACCAG GGTGGTTTGATCGACTCCTATATGTTGGACCCCCTAGTGAAACAGATCGTGTTGACGTATTTCATGTTCATTTGCGTAAAATGCCTTGCGGTTTTGATGTTGATGTAAGCGAGCTGGCTCATCTCACTGAAGGTTGTACTGGTGCTGACATATCTTCGATCTGCAGGGAAGCAGCAATTTCAGCAATTGAA attattgatgattcaagtggtaATAGTAAAATGTAG